GGTCGGCGGAATGCGCGAGACCCGCAAAATCGCCGATGTCGCCAACCAGTACTACATCCCCGTGGCGATGCACAACGTCTCTTCGCCGGTGGCGACGATGGCCTCGGCCCACGTCGGCGCGGCGATCCCCAACTCGCTGGCTGTCGAGTACCACAGCTACGAACTCGGCTGGTGGGAGGATCTGGTCGAGGAGGACGTCATCGAGGACGGCTACATCGAGATCCCTGAAAAGCCGGGTCTCGGCGTGACCCTCGACATGGATGCCGTCGAGGAACACATGGTCGACGGCGAAACGCTGTTCGATGAGGCATAGCCTCATCGAGCCAGCAAATCTCCGATTTGCGCTGTTCGACTGAGCGTAGCGAAGTCGTGCTGGAAAATCTTTGATTTTCCCTGTTCGACGAGGCGTAAGCTTCGTCAAGCCAGCGGAGCTTTGCTCCGCGCTGTTTGACGAAGCCGAAACACGATCAGATACCGTAAGTCGACCATCTGTGTCGACCGGTCCTGTCCGATACGACGTGGATCTGTGTTCGCTGTCGGTGCCGCGTTTGGCGGTTGTGTACCACTCATACATCGCAGAAATACATATATAATTGAGAGACACATACGGATGCATATGCCACCACTCGAACTGTACGACCGGCCGGATTGTCCGTATTCGAAACGCGTGCGACGTGTCCTCGATGTGCTCTCGGTCGACTACGAGGAGGTCGTCGTCCCCGAGTCGAGGGACGACCGGAACGAACTCGAATCGATTACCGGCCAGCGTGGCGTCCCGGTGTTGGTCGACGACACCCACTCTGACGGCTTCATTGCTGACAGCGGTGAGATCTCGACGTATCTCAAAGACAACTACAGTTCCTAAGAGCGGTCGACGGTTTCTATCCGGACTACTGTTTGGCACGATTCACAATGAGCGGCGGCTGTCAGTCGAATTAATAATAAGGTCTATTATTCGACGCACCATGTGTTAATATATGACCGTTGTCAGCGTTTCGATGCCGGAAGATCTACTCAGCCGAATCGACTCCTTTGCCGATGAACACGGCTACACAGGGCGAAGCGAGGTCGTCCGCGAGGCCGCCCGGAACCTGTTGGGCGAGTTCGAGGACAAGCGACTCGAAGACCGAGATCTGATCTCGATTGTGACGGTGATGTTCAACTACGAGACGACCACTGTCGAGGAACGCATGATGCATCTGCGGCACGAACACGAAGAACTCGTTTCGTCGAACTTCCACAGCCACGTCGGCAACCACTACTGTATGGAACTGTTCGTCCTCGAAGGCCGATTGGACGAGATTTCGACGTTCGTCGGCAAGATCCGGGCCACCAAGGACACGCTGACAGTCGACTACTCGGTGATGCCGGTCGACGATTTTAGTTCGCTCGAAAACCTCGGCTGACCGGCTCCCACGGTCCGATCAGTCGATATACCGCTCGGCAATGTACACCGAGAACCCCGCGAGTCCGAGGCCGAAGAGAATGTCGACGGCCCAGTGGATACCGAGGTACATCGTTGAGATGATGATGCTGGCCGCGAGGACGGTCGCGATGCCGAGCCATATCGGATAGTCCTCGCGTGTTTTGTAGGCGAACAGCGCGACGGTCGCCGAAAGCGAGGTGTGCAGCGACGGGAAGACGTTGGTGCGGCTGTTGACCTCACTGGTGAGTAACTCGTTTGCAGTTCCCGAGTTCGTCACACTGTACAGGAGGTTCTCATAGACAACTGCGCCTGCATCTACCCCTAAATACCAGTTTCGTGGACCGTACGCAACAAAGAGAATGTACAACGTTAAGCCGATGAAATAGTTGATACTGTAGGCGACGACGAGCCGCTGGAAGTGCTTGCGATCCGACAGCGCGATGTACGCCAAAACCGGGAAGGCGAGCACGAAGACGTAGCCATAGACGTAGACGGATGAAAAGTACGTCGTCAGTGCGTCGGATTTGAAGGATTGAATCGCAGCGACGATACCAGCGTCGTACTCCGCCAGCAAGTACGTGATTTCGAAGCCGATCTGCCAGGAGAGATCCTGAGCCGAGTCACGGATAACCGAGTTGAGTATCAGCACGGCGGTGAGGACCGCCAGATAGGGAGCCGAGTCACGGAGACGTGGCTGTAGTTCCGTGCGGAGTTCCATGAGCCGGTTCCGGCCGACAATGGTAACTGCACCGATGAGACAGAGTGTCGCAACGACGGCTGTGACTTCCACGAGGATTGCACGTAACATAGTTATATTTTTGAAATAAGTTCGGTATCGCTGTTGTACTCGTAGCCGAGCGAGCGGAACCGGTCACGTACGTCTTCGACCGACAGCTCACCATCAGTGCCGAGAAACGGGACCGTCGGATCAGTGTCTGTGTCCTCGTCCCACTGGAGGGAGTCGGCAAGCCAGTCGGTCCCGGCAAGCGGACTCGCTGCCGGCGAGGCATAGCCATCGAAGTTCTCTTGAGCGAGTGTCGACTTGTCGACGAGCTGGGCGACAAGCTGTCGAACGTCCGGATCCCGAAGCGGCTCTCGACGAGTATTGAAGCCGAGATGATAAAACGCGTTTGACCGATTCTCGATAAGTTCGATATCGGAGCTATTGTCGGCAATCGACGCGATCTGCGGACTCACAGGCCCCAGCGTGGCGTCGACACTGCCCGAGGCGAGTAGGCCGACAACCGCGGTCGTCGACACCGACTCCAGCGTGACCGTCTCGAACGGCGGGCGGCCACCATACGGTTCTGGCGGCGGCGCGAGGTCGCTGTCAGCTGTCAGCTGCGAATCGGTTTGTGGGGCAGTGCTGTTGGTCGTCGTGTTCGTCGTGTTCGTCGTGTTCGTTGTGTTCGTCTTGTTTGTCGTGTTTGTCTTGTTTGTCGTGTTTGTCGTCGACGCGGTGCTGTCATCGTCGCCGCCGAAAAACGGGAACGACCACCCGTTTTCGTTCGAATCGCCAGTCCCGTCTGGGGTCGACGTCTCTGACGGCCAGAGGAAGTGATCGTCGAACAGGGAGAACTCGACAACGCTGCTGTCTGCGGTTTCGAACTGGAGTGGCCCGCTCCCGATTGCCGCGCTGTTGTTCGTCGTGAGTGCCTCGGTCGTCGGGCCTGCGCGACTCGACGGTCGGCCGATTTGTGTCCGCGGCTCCCAGATGTCTTCACGCAAAATTGGGACGGTGAGGGCTCGCTGGGCGACAGCCCGCGTGGTATCGGTAAACGTGAGCCGCAGTCGCCGGGAGTTTTTCACCGTCACCTCGTCGACAACTGAGACCTCCCCACCGAACCGTTCCGAGGGGATCGGTTTGCTCGCCGCTCCGAGCGAGGTGTCCTGGAGGAACTCGTAGGTAAAGCCGACATCGAAGGCCGACAGCTGCTTGCCGTCGTGCCACAGCAACTCGTCCCGGAGCCTGATTTCGACCTCAGGTGTGTCCGTGCCGTCGACCCAGCTAATCTCGCGAGCGAGCCACGGAACGTACTCCGAGCCCTGTTCGAGAGCGACCGAATCGTAGACGAGATCGAGCAGCGACTGCTCGCCCTGATAGGTCGACACAATCGGGTTCCGGTTCGAGGTGAGTCGGTCGTTGGCGGTCGCAAGTCGGAGCGTGGGTTGTTCGTTGTCGCCTCCCTCTAACAACAGGAGGTTGTGTGGCCGTGTCGGTTCTCCAAGCGCGGGATCACGCTCCTCGGGATCCCAGCCCGTAAACCGGTCGGTCCGAACCCCCGTGAGCAGGTCCGGAAAGACAACTGGCGATATCGGTTGGGAGCGGGCGAGTTCCTCTTGGAGTGCCGTCACGTCCTGTTGTCGCTTATCTCCTGTGTGTGAGCGTTGGGCCGCCAGAAGGGTATCACAAGTTTGATTGGTAAACCCAAAGGGGTTCTGCCAGCCGTTTTCAGTTGTGTACGCCGAGTTGAATAATGGATACAGTGCGTCAGGATCGGGTGGGCGTGCGAAGGGGGCCTGTCCAACGTAGATGTCGAAGTCGTGGTTCAACAGCACCTGTTGGGTGAACTGTCCGATACTGACCAGACTCAGGCGGACATTGATGCCGACCGCTTCGAGGTTCGACCGCAGCTGTTGAGCGATTTGAATCCCAAAGGGGTCGCTGTCGGCAGGCAGCACCTTGATATCGAGCGAGAGCTGTGATCGCTCGGAATCGTCGCCAATGTTCTGAAATTGGCCCACACAGCCTGCTGTCGAGACTGTCGAGGCCGCGGCTCCAGCAATTACTGCACGGCGGGAGAGCGACGAAGATGTATTGGGGGGAGTCATCAAATATGGCGAAATCTGTTCGTCATGTATTGTTCGCAGGTAGATATAATAAGACTACGATCATAACCCTGCAGTGGTATCGGTTCTCAAAGATAGCCGAACAGCGGGAGTCCAAGCCCGACAAACCAGCCGAGACAGGCGATCACGATCAGTGGCGGATCCGACTCCGTGACCGTTCCCTCCTCGCCGAATCGTCCCGAATTGTGTGAGTTCACGACCCCGACTGCGAGCAGACCCAACGTGAATAGCAGGCCAAGTCGATGTAAGATAAGCTGGAGCGGCACCGTGCCGACATCGATGGCGGCGAAATCGTAGACGAAGCCGGCACCCAGCCCAGCAACTGTAAATCCAAACGCCCCCTGCGGGCGGAGCCGCGGGGCCAGTAGGGCAACAAGAGTTGGTGGACCAAGGGCGATAAGGGGGTACAACAGCCCCGCAAACAGCTGTGGTGACTGGGTTGGAATCGCCGTTTCGAGTGCGATTCCGGCGATCCGAACCCCAAGTAGAAGCCCGGCCAACGCTCCCGCCAGCAGGAACCCGTATCGGTTTCTGATCGCCGCACGGCTGAGATCATGCCCGGCACGCCGGAGTTGCTGCCGGCTCTGTGGGGCGAGGATCGTCGACAGCAAGAGGCCAACAGTGAGTTGGATCTCGGTGATCCAGCCGTCGTTCCAGCCCCCAGTGGTGCCGTAGTAGGTCCGACTCACTCCGTCGACGAACGGCTGGTCGATAAACGTCCGCTCGATGAGCCGCGAGGAGTCGTGAATGTCGGTCACGGTGTGTCGGAGCCGGAACCAATCGAAGTACTCCTCGTGAACTTGGATGGCTGTCCACTCGCCGGATGGAGGGCTGTAGGCTCGGATATGGGACCGCGAGCCGAGATAGGAGCCGGTGTGGAGTTGGTAGCTCTCGTCGACCCACTGCTGTTGGCCGTCATCGAGTCGTTGGTCGACGTAGCTGTAGCGCGTCGACCCGGCCGCATCGTCCCAGTCGACGCCGTCGTCGACGACATAGCTCTCGGCGTCGGCGTCGGTCTCGGAGTCGTTGACCGGCTCCCAATCTAGATTCGCGGAGTCGACGAGCGCAGTTCGCGTCCGATCCGGCGGGCCGTAGATGATGACGTTGACCGCGAGTGTCCGCCCACTGGCCGACGCCGAACGACTGGTGTAGGGCCACAGATAGCTTCCGTTGTCGACGGGCTGGATGAGTTGTGACTCCCGCACTGTCGAGACACCGTCTCCGGGTTCGTCTACGGTCGTTCCGATACCGGTGGCTACGACGTAGGAGCCAGCCAGCAACACCAGCAGGACGCTGAGTATCGTGCGCCGACGGTTCATCTGAATTGTATACAGGGGTACCTCTCAAAAAGCATGTTGTTCAGTCTGCTGACACCTGATCAACGATATACTAATTCGTGGACAATCAGCTGTCGACGCCTCGTAGACGTGTAATTTCGATAACCAAGTTTTGTCTACCTGTATACATCAGCGTAGGTTTATGTCTTCGCAGTAATTGATACGAATGTGGCGTTATCATTGATACTTCAGGGGATTCCAACCAGTGTAGATGGCATTCTCACACAGTACGGCGGGGCATTGCTATCGGTCGCGGTTACAGCACTCACGTTCATCATTGCGTTTTTCGTCATTTACCGAATCGGAAAGTCGGTCCTCGTTCGGGCGACGAAACGAGCGCTCAACGCACGTGAGTTCTCCACGGCGGTCGTCAGTCTCGGATCGAGTATTGCCGGGATTGTCGCGCTGTTCGGCGCGGTGGCAATCGCGGCGACCGTCGCCGGGTTTCCGGCGATCCTCACGGCGTTCGCAACGATCTCCGGTGCGCTTGCACTGGGCTTTGCGTTCGCCGCGGGCGATATCATCGAGAACTTCGTCGCGGGCATCTTCATTCTCAAGGACAAGCCGTTTACCGTCGGTGACCACATCCAGTGGAGTGGCAACGACGGGATCGTCCGCGAGATCAACCTCCGGGTCACGAAACTCGATACGTTCAACAACGAACAGGTCACGGTGCCGAACAGCGATCTGGCCAACTCCGTCGTGATGAATCCGGTCGCCAACGAGACGCGCCGGGTGCCGTTCGACTTCGGCATCGAGTACGACGCTGACATCGAGTTGGCTCGTGACATCATCATCGACGAAGCAAACAAGATCGATGGCATTCTCGCTGACCCAGCACCGACCGCACCTGTTACCGGGCTCGCAGACTCGGCGGTCGTCCTCAACGGTCGCGTCTGGATCAACCCACGCGAGACGGGTGCCGGTGGCGTGAAAACGAAGTGGGTCGAGGCTGTCAAAAACCGCTTCGATGCAGAGGGAGTCGGGATGCCGTACCCGCACACGGAACTCACTGGATCGGTCGAAGTCGACTCCGCGGAGTTCGAGCCGACCGGGCCAGTCACCAACGACTAACGCGAGAGTCAGTCTCGCTGGATTCTTTTTATATTGGGTTACGACCGAGCACGTCGACAGCACCAGCTCCTCGCGTACTGTAAGGTTCAAATGGGATGGGAACAGACCACTCGGTATGAATGGCAATCGGTTCGGTCGACTTTTTCAGGTGACGACCTACGGCGAGAGCCACGGCGAGGCGATGGGCGTCACTGTCAGTGGCTGTCCAGCAGGGCTTGAACTGGACGAAGACGACATTCAGGCGGAACTCGACCGGCGGAAACCCGGCCAGTCGATGATCACAACCTCTCGTGGGGAGCCGGATGCAGTCAAGATCAACTCTGGAACCCAAGACGGCTACACGACCGGCACTCCCATCGGGATGGTCATCGAAAACAAGGACGCCCAATCGGGCAAGTACGAACCGTACGTCACCGCGCCGCGGCCCTCACACGGCGACTTCACGTACTCCGCGAAATTCGGGACCCGAAACTGGGGTGGCGGTGGCCGATCCTCTGCACGGGAGACGGTGAACTGGGTCGCCGCCGGGGCGATTGCCAAGCAGATCAACGAAGCCCACGGCATCGAGGTCAAGGCCCACGTCAACCAGATCGGCGACGTGAAAGCTGGCGACGTGACGTGGGAAGACATGCTCGAACACACCGAGGACAACGAGATCCGGTGTGCTGACCCCGAAGCCGCTGAGGAGATGCGAGATCTCGCGGATAAATACCAGCAGGAGGGTGACTCCATCGGTGGCTCGATCTACTTCGAGGCCCGCGGGGTTCCCCGCGGTCTGGGATCGCCCCGATTTGATTCGTTCCCCTCGCGGCTCGGCCAAGCGATGTTCTCGGTTCCGGCCTGTACCCACGTCGAGTTCGGCCTCGGCAAGGAGGCCCGCGAATGGACCGGCAGCGACCGCAACGAGGACTGGGCGTTCGACGACAACGGCGACCCGGTTCCGAAGGGCAACAAACACGGTGGCCTGCAGGGCGGGATCACCACCGGCCAGCCGATCTGGGGCGAGGCGACGTGGCACGCGCCGACGTCGATTCCGAAAAAACAGGAGACCGTCGACTGGGAGACCGGCGAGTCCAAAGAGATCCAAGTGGTTGGTCGACACGACCCTGTCCTCCCGCCACGCGGCGTCCCGGTCGTCGAGGCCATGCTGAATCTGCTGATCGTCGACTTCATGCTGCTGTCGGGGCAGATTAATCCCGACCGACTCGACGGCGACGTCGGCGAGTACGATACGGACTACCACCCACGCAGTCCGGGCAATATGGACTGAGGGTCGACTGTCGGACTCGAATTTCGTTCCTCTTTGTCACTGCTTGATCGACTGCCGCTGTCGAGTTTATATCTATTTTCAAGCGATCGGTCGACAGTGTTCCCACGCTCGGGGTTGTAACTCTCAAGAAAGTTGCCTCCACGGCGTCGTTTCGGTCGCCATCGACGGCTCTCGGCGACATTTGTTCTCGGAAACGGTCTGTGGTACAGCCGAATGGGGTGTCGACCTTCACTTGACAATTTTGAGACATTTATTTGGAGCTTATCTGTGACTAATCTGACCCGTTCTGTACCGCCTCGGCTCAATTTGACGTGTCGACGGCCAGATTCGGTGGGAATTCGTATGACATTCACTATCGTAATTAAGTATAGTTAAACTCAATGTGCCATTACATTCTGTATATCTGCACAGACACGACTAACCACTGGACATTTATTCAACAAACTAAATCTTTCATTATTGTTCCTTGTCAATCCATAGCAAACTCTTTTACCCCGGACTGGCAAACAACGCCTACGAGTGGCCCAGAGGGGCCGTGAGATCAAATTATGACTGACAACGAACTTATCTGGCGAATTGCAGGAGGTTCCGGTGACGGAATTGCCTCAACAAGCCAGAACTTCGCCAAAGCACTGATGCGTTCAGGGCTGGACGTATTCACGCATCGACACTATCCATCGCGGATTCGCGGTGGTCACACCTATACCGAAATTCGTGCCGCCTCGGAGACGGTGAAATCCCGTGGTGACGGCTACAACTTCCTGCTCGCGCTGGGTGACTCCTTTGCGCGCAACCCGAAGGAAGGCTCCGTCTACGGCAACGAGGAGATCAAACCGCTCTCGGAGAACCTCGACGAACTCCGCGAGGGCGGCGTCATCATCTACGATTCCGGGCTTCTCGACGCCTCGGAGATCGAAAACTTCGACGAGCGCGTCGAGGAGAACAACTGGCACGTCTACGATCTCGATCTCCGAACGATGGCCCGCGAACAGGGCCGCGAGGTCATGCGCAACACCGCCGGTGTCGGCGCGACCTGCGCGCTCGCAGGCATCGAACTCCAGTGGATCGAAGACCTCATGACCGAGGCGATGCCGGAGAAGATTCTCGACCCCAACCTCGAGATTCTCCACAACGCCTACGAGATGGTCAACGAGGAGTACGACGTCGACGCCCACGACATCAAGGTTCCCGAGGGCAGCCACGATGAAGAGCAGGTCCTACTGTCGGGCTCCGATACAATCGCCTACGGCTCGATTGACGAGGGCTGTCGGTTCATCGCGGGCTACCCGATGACCCCGTGGACCGAAGTGTTCACCATCATGGCCCAGAACCTGCCCGAACTGGGCGGGATCTCCGAGCAGGTCGAAGACGAGATCGCCGCAGCCGCACTCGCCATCGGTGCCAGCCACGCTGGTGCGAAGGCGATGTCCGGGTCGTCCGGTGGCGGTTTCGCCCTGATGAGCGAACCGCTCGGTCTCGCAGAGATGACCGAGACGCCGCTGGTCCTCATCGAGGCCATGCGCGCGGGACCATGTACGGGGATGCCGACGAAGCCCGAACAGGGCGACCTCGAACACGTGCTGTACACCTCACAGGGTGACTCCCAGCGCGTCGTCTTCGCCCCCGGCACCGTCGCCGAGGCCTACACCCAGACCCGCCGAGCGTTCCAGATCGCCTACGAGTACCAGATCCCAGTGATCGTGCTCTACGATCAGAAGCTCGGCGGCGAACTGATGAACGTCGACGCCTCGGTCTTCGACGAAGCACCGAACCCATCGCTGGGTTCGACGCTCACCGAAGCCGAGCTCGAAGACGCACCACACGACCAGAGTGGGAAGTACAGTCGCTTCCAGCACGACGTCGACAATGGCGTCAGCCCGCGGTCGATCCCCGGCCAGAAGGGCGGTCGCTTCCTCGCAACCGGTAACGAGCACACGCCGGAGGGACACATCGAAGAGTCCCCG
This sequence is a window from Halohasta litchfieldiae. Protein-coding genes within it:
- a CDS encoding glutaredoxin family protein codes for the protein MPPLELYDRPDCPYSKRVRRVLDVLSVDYEEVVVPESRDDRNELESITGQRGVPVLVDDTHSDGFIADSGEISTYLKDNYSS
- a CDS encoding CopG family ribbon-helix-helix protein produces the protein MTVVSVSMPEDLLSRIDSFADEHGYTGRSEVVREAARNLLGEFEDKRLEDRDLISIVTVMFNYETTTVEERMMHLRHEHEELVSSNFHSHVGNHYCMELFVLEGRLDEISTFVGKIRATKDTLTVDYSVMPVDDFSSLENLG
- a CDS encoding phosphatase PAP2 family protein — encoded protein: MLRAILVEVTAVVATLCLIGAVTIVGRNRLMELRTELQPRLRDSAPYLAVLTAVLILNSVIRDSAQDLSWQIGFEITYLLAEYDAGIVAAIQSFKSDALTTYFSSVYVYGYVFVLAFPVLAYIALSDRKHFQRLVVAYSINYFIGLTLYILFVAYGPRNWYLGVDAGAVVYENLLYSVTNSGTANELLTSEVNSRTNVFPSLHTSLSATVALFAYKTREDYPIWLGIATVLAASIIISTMYLGIHWAVDILFGLGLAGFSVYIAERYID
- a CDS encoding ABC transporter substrate-binding protein, giving the protein MTPPNTSSSLSRRAVIAGAAASTVSTAGCVGQFQNIGDDSERSQLSLDIKVLPADSDPFGIQIAQQLRSNLEAVGINVRLSLVSIGQFTQQVLLNHDFDIYVGQAPFARPPDPDALYPLFNSAYTTENGWQNPFGFTNQTCDTLLAAQRSHTGDKRQQDVTALQEELARSQPISPVVFPDLLTGVRTDRFTGWDPEERDPALGEPTRPHNLLLLEGGDNEQPTLRLATANDRLTSNRNPIVSTYQGEQSLLDLVYDSVALEQGSEYVPWLAREISWVDGTDTPEVEIRLRDELLWHDGKQLSAFDVGFTYEFLQDTSLGAASKPIPSERFGGEVSVVDEVTVKNSRRLRLTFTDTTRAVAQRALTVPILREDIWEPRTQIGRPSSRAGPTTEALTTNNSAAIGSGPLQFETADSSVVEFSLFDDHFLWPSETSTPDGTGDSNENGWSFPFFGGDDDSTASTTNTTNKTNTTNKTNTTNTTNTTNTTTNSTAPQTDSQLTADSDLAPPPEPYGGRPPFETVTLESVSTTAVVGLLASGSVDATLGPVSPQIASIADNSSDIELIENRSNAFYHLGFNTRREPLRDPDVRQLVAQLVDKSTLAQENFDGYASPAASPLAGTDWLADSLQWDEDTDTDPTVPFLGTDGELSVEDVRDRFRSLGYEYNSDTELISKI
- a CDS encoding mechanosensitive ion channel family protein, which codes for MALSLILQGIPTSVDGILTQYGGALLSVAVTALTFIIAFFVIYRIGKSVLVRATKRALNAREFSTAVVSLGSSIAGIVALFGAVAIAATVAGFPAILTAFATISGALALGFAFAAGDIIENFVAGIFILKDKPFTVGDHIQWSGNDGIVREINLRVTKLDTFNNEQVTVPNSDLANSVVMNPVANETRRVPFDFGIEYDADIELARDIIIDEANKIDGILADPAPTAPVTGLADSAVVLNGRVWINPRETGAGGVKTKWVEAVKNRFDAEGVGMPYPHTELTGSVEVDSAEFEPTGPVTND
- the aroC gene encoding chorismate synthase, translated to MNGNRFGRLFQVTTYGESHGEAMGVTVSGCPAGLELDEDDIQAELDRRKPGQSMITTSRGEPDAVKINSGTQDGYTTGTPIGMVIENKDAQSGKYEPYVTAPRPSHGDFTYSAKFGTRNWGGGGRSSARETVNWVAAGAIAKQINEAHGIEVKAHVNQIGDVKAGDVTWEDMLEHTEDNEIRCADPEAAEEMRDLADKYQQEGDSIGGSIYFEARGVPRGLGSPRFDSFPSRLGQAMFSVPACTHVEFGLGKEAREWTGSDRNEDWAFDDNGDPVPKGNKHGGLQGGITTGQPIWGEATWHAPTSIPKKQETVDWETGESKEIQVVGRHDPVLPPRGVPVVEAMLNLLIVDFMLLSGQINPDRLDGDVGEYDTDYHPRSPGNMD
- a CDS encoding 2-oxoacid:acceptor oxidoreductase subunit alpha, yielding MTDNELIWRIAGGSGDGIASTSQNFAKALMRSGLDVFTHRHYPSRIRGGHTYTEIRAASETVKSRGDGYNFLLALGDSFARNPKEGSVYGNEEIKPLSENLDELREGGVIIYDSGLLDASEIENFDERVEENNWHVYDLDLRTMAREQGREVMRNTAGVGATCALAGIELQWIEDLMTEAMPEKILDPNLEILHNAYEMVNEEYDVDAHDIKVPEGSHDEEQVLLSGSDTIAYGSIDEGCRFIAGYPMTPWTEVFTIMAQNLPELGGISEQVEDEIAAAALAIGASHAGAKAMSGSSGGGFALMSEPLGLAEMTETPLVLIEAMRAGPCTGMPTKPEQGDLEHVLYTSQGDSQRVVFAPGTVAEAYTQTRRAFQIAYEYQIPVIVLYDQKLGGELMNVDASVFDEAPNPSLGSTLTEAELEDAPHDQSGKYSRFQHDVDNGVSPRSIPGQKGGRFLATGNEHTPEGHIEESPENRVAQMDRREQKLNAIADDLTSQDESHQTYNGPDEATYGLMTFGSSQGTVEEAVDRLNDQGYSVKSLGVSDMAPYPVEEVTAFIESVDEVLVVEMNASAQFRGLTQKELGQYGEKLSSLLKYNGNPFEPADIVEGFTTTIVEDEELTGIETKFVPAAGD